Genomic window (Apteryx mantelli isolate bAptMan1 chromosome 32, bAptMan1.hap1, whole genome shotgun sequence):
ctgtcgatcttcaaacaggggcgcatggtcatagaaaccaaaactctgttgccaacaccagcggtgcagccagttgttaacttggaaagtccatctcctcctcctctcatccatccccctcactggcaggattgaggagaagatgacctgggctcccagacccttgaccaccagccccagagctctgaaatcctgcttgatggtctctagtttgcccttggtgtcattagcgcccacatggaagagcagcagtgagtaatagtccgaagagtggacaagccttggcagtctttccatgacatctctctcACGAGCCCCTGGCAGACAACAAACCTCTccagacatgaggtcaggttggcagataggtgcctctgtcccccgcaacagggagtcccccacaacaatcaccctacgcttcttccagctcttcctgcaaggcacaggctttgttgtcccagttacttcccttgcagccatgcccatctcctcctcaccctggagggcactaaacctgttcttcagttgcaagtcttcgggaggagtaggagcctttctcctcctacgagcagtgaccagcttccagccgccttctacagtgttatgtactgtttcacacggcacagagcccgccggcaactccactgctgtgggggcttgagactcctggagctgtacagtctccgagaataccctgtctatctccttctatctccttctcatcctctcggatgctatGTAgtctactgacctcctcccaaaactcccttacctgatgacacaactcatcaacagcagcacacctcctgcaggagagctgactgccagcccaggcctcccggagaggccccaagcactccctgcagcctgagacctggagagctgcatctgctgtcagagggtcggtctgggtcccagccgcTGACACAGCCAacgcagcgactccaacagccactgggaaaTTTGCTctgcggcatgtcacaaccatacttgaagCATACCTGGTAAGgggggctttaaactaggaaagacgggggaaggggagagttatagtgacagggtagttggcaaaagactgctcaagtcaggatgcctccaacaggtgaatgcagccagggaagtgcgcatgggacgtggctatggaggatcctcttttacccctcctgggaaacctgcatgctcgatcacctctctgaaatgcctgtacaccaatgcacgcagcatggggaacaaacaggaagaactagagatgtgtgtgcggtcgcagggccatgatctcattgccattacagagacatggtgggagggatagctcgcatgagtggagtgctgtcatggatggctacgtgctttttaggaaagagaggccaggaaagcgaggtggtggagttgctcttgatgtgagagagcaactggaatgtatggagctctgcctaggggtggatgaagagcgagtcgagagcttatgggtaaggatcaaagggcaggctagcatgggtgaccctgttgtgggtgtttactacaggccacctgatcaggaagaggaagtcgatgaagccttctacagacaactggaaataGCCTCACAATcagaggccctggttctcatgggggccTTCAagcaccccgatatctgctggaaagacaacacagctaggcacaaaaagtcctggaggttcctgcagagcattggtgacaacttcttgacacaggtggtggaggagccaacaaggagaggtgtgctgctggacctcgtagtaacaaagaaagaaggagtggtggaagatgtgaaggttgggggcagccttggctgcagtgaccatgagatggtggagttcaggatcctgtgaggaagaggcagggcaagaagtaggatggcaacccttgacttcaggagagcaaactttggcctcttcaggggcctacttggaggaatcccatgggtgagggccctagaaggaaggagtgttcaagagagctggttaatattcaagcatcacttcctccaggctcaagagcggtgcatccctatgagtaggaagtgaagcaaaggaggcaggagacgtgcatggatgagcaaggagctcctggccaaactcaaccagaagaaggaagtagacagaaagtggaaagggggccaggccacttgggaggaatataggaacactgtcagagtatgcagggacgcgacgaggaaggctaaggcccgtttggaattaaagctggctagagatgtcaaggacagcaagaagggcttcttcaaatacatcagcagcaagaggaagactagggaaaatgtgggccctttgctgaatggggtgggtgccctggtgacgaaggatacagagaaggcagagttactgaatgccttctttgcttcagtgtttcctGCTGAGGCCatccctcaggaaccccagatcctggagacaagagagaaagtctggagagaggaagactttcccttggtggaggaggagtgggttagagatcattcaggcaaacttgacacccacaaatccatgggccctgatgggatgcacccacgagtgctgagggagctggcgggcattattgctaagccactctccatcatctttgaaaggtcatggaggacaggagaggtgcctgaagactggaagaaagacaatgtcaccccagtcttcaaaaagggcaagaagaagcacacaggaaactacaggccagtcagcctcacctccgtccctgcaaaggtgatgcagcagctcatcctggaagccatgtccaagcatgtggaggaaaagaaggtgatgagcagtagtcagcatggcttcaccaaggggaaatcatgcctaaccaatctgatagccttctatgatggaatgactggctggatagatgaggggagagcagtggatgttgtctacctagacttcaggaaggcttttgacactgtctcccataacatcctcatagacaagctcaggaagtgtgggttagatgagtggacagggaggtggattgagaagtggctgaacggcagagctcagagagttgtgatcagtggcacagagtctagttggaggcctgtagctagcggtgtcccccaggggtcaggattGGGCCCAGTctggttcaacttcttcatcaatgacctggatgaaggcacagagtgcaccctcagcaagtttgctgatgatacaaaactgggaggagaggctgataggccagagggctgtgctgccattcaaagagacttggacaggctggagaggtgggcagagaggaacctcctgaagttcaacaaagggaagtgcagggtcctgcacctagggaggaataaccccatgcaccagtacaggttgggggttgacctgctggataGCAGCTcggctgagaaggacctgggagtgctggtggacaccaagttgaccatgaggcagcaatgtgcccttgtggccaagaaggccaatggtatcctgggctgcatcaggaagagtattgccagcaggtggagggaggtgattctccccctctactcagccctggtgaggccacatctggagtactgtgtccagttctgggctccccagtacaagagggatgtggcacgactggagcaagtccagcgaagggccacaaagaagattaggggactggagcatctctcttatgaggaaaggctgagagctgggcctgtttagcctggagaagagaaggctgagaggagatctgatCAACGTGTAtaagtacctgaagggagggtgtcgagaggatgggaccagactcttttcagtggtgccgagcgacaggacgagaggcaatgggcacaaactgaaacacagacacttccatctgaacatgaggaaaaactttttcactgtgagggtgacagagcactggaacaggttgccccgagaggtggtggagtctccttctctggagatattcaaaacgcgcctggatgcaatcctgtgcaatgtgctctaggtgaccctgcttgagcaggggggttggactagatgatctccagaggtcccttccaacctcagcgattctgtgattctgtgatgcaccggagggatcagaaacaaaggtgcctccttgcaccctgctgtgcaaacagctacatctgttagctgtgctctaggcctggctcttatataggcctctccctagcactgcctcccagggtgcttgacccaccctaatcaagggccacccgGATCACAAGCACTAACtgactgggtagatgaggggagagcagtggctgttgtctgccttgacttcagcaaggcttttgacactgtctcccataacatcctccgagggaagctgaggaagagagggctagatgagtggacagtgaggtggcttgagacctggctgaatggcagagctcagagggttgtgctcagcggcacagagtccaTTTGGAGGCCTGTAACTAGTGGTGTCctccaggggtcaggactgggcccagtcttgttcaacttcttcctcaatgacctggatgaaggcacagagtgcaccctcagcaagtttgctgatgactgAAAactggcttgagaagtggctgaatggcaaagCTCAGAGTGGTGGTCCATGCCTGCCCCACAAGCGACCAGAGCTGCAGGGTACCGGCAGAGTTTATTAGGAAGAGCCGGAGCAGCCAGGAGCCCAAACGGGGCTGCAGGGTCTCCCTGGGTGGGCAGTGGGCCACCCTGGGGCCTTCTCTATGGGAATCCAACCCGAGTCCAGCCACAGGCTATGGGGCCCGACTGACCACCAgagtggggcaggggctgcactAACACCTTCCCCGTGTCCTCCCAGAGGTCCCTGAGGTGACAGTGTTCTCTGAGGACCCTGTGGAGCTGGGTGACCCCAACATGCTCATCTGCTACGTGGACAAGTTCTGGCCACCACAATCACCATCAAGTGGCTGAAGAATGGGCAGGAGGTGGTGGATGGCGTCGTCGAGACCGTTTTCTACCCATGCCAGGACCACGCCTTCCGCAAGTTCTCCTACCTGCCCTTCATCCCCACCCGGGGCGAATCCTACGACTGCTGCGTGGAGCATTGGGGGCTGCCCAAGGCCCTCCTGAAGCACTGGGGTGAGCGCGGGGGCTGTGCTGggccctggatgcctgggtccttccCTGCTCGCAGGTGTCGAGGGCCTCAGGGTCCTGCCTTCACTCCTGCCCTTGTCTTCCTGCAGAGCCACAGGTGCCTCTGCCCATGTCCGAGAGCACCGAGACCCTGGTGCGCACCCTGGGCCTGGCCGTGGGCATTGTGGGCATCATTGTGGGCACCGTCCTCATCATCAAGGCCATGAAGATGAACAGCGTCCCCAGTGCACGGGGCCCATGGTGAGCGGGCAGAGCCCAGGCACCCTCAAGGCCCTGTGGCCGGACCCCCTGCACCCGCAGACAGCCCTCCCAGTCATGTCCCAGCTCCGGGCCCCATGTCCTGACCTTCTACCCCATTGCCCAGCTCTGGGCCTGATGTcccaaccctctgccccatggaCCACCTCCAGGACCCacataacagaatcacagaatcacagaatggtaggggttggaaggcacctcaggagatcatcGAGTCCAACTGCCCttctcaagcacggtcacctagagcacattgtacaggatcgcgtccaggcagcttttgaatatctccaggcaaGGAGACTCCACaccctctccgggcaacctcttccagtgatctgtcaccctcacagggaagaagtttttcctcagatTCACATGCGACTTGCTGTGTTTcgctttgtgcccgttgcctcgtatcctgtcgctgggcaccactgaaaagagtctgcctccagcctcttgacaccctcccttcacatagtTCTATTCCTTAATGAGAtcccccccctcagtcttctcttctccacgctcaacaggcccagctctctcagcctttcctcataggagagatgctccagtcccctaatcttctttgtagccctttgctggacttgctccagttgtgccatgtctcccttgtgctggggagcccagaagtggccacagcactgcagctgtggcctcagcagggctgaggagagggggagcatcccctccctccacctgctggcaacactcttcctcatgcagcccagcatcccattggccgccttggccacaagggcacattgctgcctcatgcttaacttggtgtccaccagcactcccacgtccttctccgcacagctgctttccagcacctcaacccccaacctgtcctgctgcatggcctTATTTTTCCCTAGGTGCAGcagcctgcacttgcctttgttgaacttcaggaggttcctctgcgcccacctctccagcctctccacagctctctgaatggcagcacagccttctggggtctcagcctctcctcccagtttgcaatcagcagcaaacttgctgagggtgccctctgtgcctccatccaggtcattgaggaagaagttgaaccagactgggcccagtcctgaccgctgggggacaccactagctacaggcctccaactagactctgtgccgctgagcacaaccctcggagctctgccattcagccacttctcaagccacctcactgtccactcatctagcccactcTTCCTGAGCTCTGTGCCCCATGTCACAGAAGGGTCAGCAGGGCCAGTGGGAcgccctctccccatcctccagccATGGCCTCTCCTGGCATCgggcagcaagagcaggagcAGGCGAGGGGCAGGTgtcactgccaggctggggggcCCCATTGCATGGGGATGGGGCCCCCCCGCTACAGTGCTCAGCCAATAGGAGGGAGCCCCTGTGCTGACTTGCCTGTTCCCAGGCAGAGTGGCAGCACAGAGCTCCCTGCAGAGCAAATAGACTGACGAACGCCCCAGCAGGACCCCGCAGGGAAGCACTGTCCCCCCAGGCCATGGGTCCCCTCGAGAGGGCTCTGGGGGTggaagggcaggggcagctgtggggcagggagccctgcgGTGCTGGCTGGGCCTGGCGTCCCTTGCTGGGTCGCTGCAGGAGCCTTGCTCCAGCGCTGGCACAAGTGTCATTGGGAGCCCTGTGGGGGCCAGCTCTGCCTGGTGATGGGTGATGCTGCCCAACCCCGACGCTCACTGGCCCTCGCCGGGGActcccccagccccggcgctggACAAGGTCCGGGCTGATACCCCGAGGCGGCAGAGCTGGGCTCGCTCGGGGTCCCGgcacctctccagcctcctctGGGAGCAGCCATGGGGACCGGCCGTGTGCGGGGGGCCGGGAGGTGCTGGGCTGGGGCGACGCTGGTGGTGCTGGCAGTGCTGGGAGCGCGCAGGGCTCATGGCAAGGAGACGACAGGTGAGCCGAGCCCCCTGGCGGGGGGGATGGCATCGGGGGTCGGATGGCACAGACTCCCCATGGAGGTGCTGCGGTTCGGGAGAGCCCCCTGGTGCCCCCGTGTCTGCCGTCATCCGTGCTCAGCAGCCTGGGGTCAGGGGGCTGCGGGTGTCTCTGTGGGGCGAGACACGTTTGGTTTGGGGTGTCTCCGAGGCGTCCCCGTTCCCTCCCCAGCCTTGGGGAGCTGCGCTTGGCCCCCTCAACCCTGCCTGTGCCCTGAGGACACCTGGGGAGGGGGACGAGCTGTGGCACTGTGACCTGCCTCTCTCTGCACAACAGGGTATTTCCTGGAGATGCATAAGTCCGAGTGTCAGTATGTCAACGGCACTGAGCAGGTGAGGTATGTGGAGAGGTACCTCTACAACCGGCAGCAGTACGTGCACTTTGACTGTGACCTGGGCGTCTATGTGGCCGACAGCCCCCTGGGTGAGCCAAGTGCCAAGTACTGGAACAGCCAGAGAGACATCATTGAGGAGAAACAGGCTAAGGTGGACACGTACTGCCGGCACAACTATGGGGTGGTGACCCCTTTCTCCGTGGAGAGGAGAGGTGAGTGCACGGGAGAGCCCTGAGTCTGGCGGGGCTGGGACACCCCCACACCCTCCACACCACAGGCAGCTAAGAGGGGGGAACCGCGGGTTCCCCAGAGGATGGCAACAAGCCAGGCTGCTGGGATCGTGGGAGGGGAGTGTCTGTGCCCAGGTGTGCCCGCAGCAGGGGCCCGGGAGAGGTCCCTGCACTCTTCCACAAGGACACGAGCCCCTTGCGTCCTCCCTGGACACATCCTGCGTGGGGACCACAACACCCAGCCCTGGGCCGGGATGAGTCCTGGGAGCAGCGGTGCCAGGTGGCCCCTCACGCTCTCCCAGCTAACTCCAGCTCTCTCGCTCTCCCGCAGTTCAGCCCAAGGTGCTGGTGTCCCCCATGCAGTCGGGGTCCCTGCCCCAAAAGGACAGGCTGCTCTGCTACGTGACGGGCTTTTACCCGCCAGAGATCGAGGTCAAGTGGTTCAAGAACGGGCGGGAGGAGACGGAGCGCATGGTGGCCACGGACGTGATCCAGAACGGTGACTGGACCTACCAGGTGCTGGTGATGCTGGAAAGCATGCCGCAGAGCGGGGACACCTACACCTGCCAGGTGGAGCACGCCAGCCTGCAGCAGCCGCTCACCCAGCACTGGGGTAAGGCCCGGCGCCCTCCTCCTGCAGCCGTGCAGCCGTGCAGCCATGCGCGGGTGG
Coding sequences:
- the LOC136994684 gene encoding LOW QUALITY PROTEIN: HLA class II histocompatibility antigen, DQ alpha 1 chain-like (The sequence of the model RefSeq protein was modified relative to this genomic sequence to represent the inferred CDS: inserted 1 base in 1 codon) gives rise to the protein PEVPEVTVFSEDPVELGDPNMLICYVDKFWPPXITIKWLKNGQEVVDGVVETVFYPCQDHAFRKFSYLPFIPTRGESYDCCVEHWGLPKALLKHWEPQVPLPMSESTETLVRTLGLAVGIVGIIVGTVLIIKAMKMNSVPSARGPWCSSLHLPLLNFRRFLCAHLSSLSTAL
- the LOC106486674 gene encoding class II histocompatibility antigen, B-L beta chain-like; the encoded protein is MGTGRVRGAGRCWAGATLVVLAVLGARRAHGKETTGYFLEMHKSECQYVNGTEQVRYVERYLYNRQQYVHFDCDLGVYVADSPLGEPSAKYWNSQRDIIEEKQAKVDTYCRHNYGVVTPFSVERRVQPKVLVSPMQSGSLPQKDRLLCYVTGFYPPEIEVKWFKNGREETERMVATDVIQNGDWTYQVLVMLESMPQSGDTYTCQVEHASLQQPLTQHWVAQSDTARSKMLTGVGGLVLGLIFLALGLVLYLRNKKGRAVAQPAGLLN